One region of Sulfuriroseicoccus oceanibius genomic DNA includes:
- the msrB gene encoding peptide-methionine (R)-S-oxide reductase MsrB, with amino-acid sequence MKSFSIALVAVLALIATTAVVRSGDKGESIATAKQAPEQPMEKVEKSDAEWREQLTPEQYRVTREAGTEAPNGKAYKEFKKQGMGTYYCVACGNKLFHSNTKFDSGCGWPSFYDKATAEGIREIEDRSHGMVRTEVVCSMCDAHLGHVFRGEGRTDLPQDVRYCINGVALRFVPADDAAEKSE; translated from the coding sequence ATGAAATCCTTCTCCATCGCACTGGTTGCCGTTCTCGCCCTCATCGCCACTACCGCCGTGGTCCGCTCGGGCGACAAAGGAGAGTCCATCGCAACCGCAAAACAAGCACCTGAACAACCTATGGAAAAAGTCGAAAAATCCGACGCCGAATGGCGCGAACAGCTCACCCCGGAACAATACCGGGTCACCCGCGAAGCCGGCACCGAAGCTCCCAACGGAAAAGCCTACAAGGAGTTCAAGAAGCAAGGCATGGGCACCTACTACTGCGTGGCTTGCGGCAACAAACTCTTCCACTCGAACACCAAGTTCGACTCCGGCTGCGGCTGGCCATCCTTCTACGATAAAGCCACCGCAGAAGGCATCCGCGAAATCGAAGACCGCTCACACGGCATGGTCCGGACCGAAGTCGTCTGCTCGATGTGCGACGCCCACCTCGGCCACGTCTTCCGCGGCGAAGGGCGCACCGACCTCCCACAAGACGTCCGTTACTGCATCAATGGCGTCGCCCTGCGCTTCGTGCCTGCCGACGACGCAGCAGAAAAATCCGAATAA
- a CDS encoding transglutaminase-like domain-containing protein has translation MKIKRPAKIDYVDHDPSQEGVIPAVWSSRQRLPLGMMAAAVMIWAYATGNWMWGGVVGAGLEVLNFFWSRRMQIAFKTQRRAWLVTIVFLWWLGISAWLENTPTEAVRLVLSWAPMTLLPLVAVGIAGVRGGVPMTVFPYIFRARIRRHHRNGRNYQAPRFSPHLPFVASLLLGASYGWSRDVGDRWGFLVVSALMVTWVWVDESGRFRDLESGRAIRRRLPGFVVSMAMVLCFAFAASYGVQRLHEWAESGGFGWSASGGRNMTNRASVQLGDVGEIQLSQDVIWRLKTLQGIAPDRVCDGVFDLIRTSVWINRTQRQFTRMGDVIEGEYVVRGTWPLSPLQALGNSGGGKSPTEGGVIWRYEMYGQANDDFTVLPMPKSPLSVSELPAYEVERNGFGVVRATLAQPVIKAEVIAAPMRMPQLGALEPDLETDLDLGPRYEACFKPLADELGLQGMSDREKIAAVRAFFGDGFRYSLSERPDQVEEFVTTDRQGHCELFATATVLLLRAAGVPARYHTGFVVDEYDADDECYVLRGVHAHAWAEAWIDGSWRVVDTTPAGWLAMAGGDASWWQRVGDQLRLWLLDFRYWRSSLESSAWASYVLPWAVALVVVYIAIRVWLGRSQLLGGRSEESGRLVGGELGDHRDEPTGWDRLRPAVERAFGEIPAAQPVRHWVVTHPAIPDPLRARMIRLVRAHYRIRFAGHDSGEVESETAELVDGLTRELVAKPTGELANGRIKSS, from the coding sequence ATGAAAATCAAAAGGCCAGCGAAGATTGATTACGTTGATCACGATCCTTCCCAGGAGGGCGTGATTCCGGCTGTGTGGTCGTCCCGGCAGCGGTTGCCGCTGGGGATGATGGCGGCGGCGGTGATGATCTGGGCCTACGCCACGGGGAACTGGATGTGGGGGGGGGTCGTCGGTGCGGGGTTGGAGGTGCTCAACTTTTTTTGGAGTCGGCGAATGCAGATTGCGTTCAAGACCCAGCGGCGGGCGTGGTTGGTGACGATTGTGTTCTTGTGGTGGCTGGGGATCTCGGCGTGGTTGGAAAACACACCGACCGAGGCGGTGAGGTTGGTGTTGTCATGGGCGCCGATGACTTTGCTGCCGTTGGTGGCGGTGGGAATAGCCGGGGTGCGCGGTGGAGTGCCGATGACGGTGTTTCCCTATATATTCCGTGCGCGGATCCGGCGGCATCATCGCAATGGTCGGAATTACCAGGCGCCGCGGTTTTCTCCGCATCTGCCATTTGTGGCGTCGTTGTTGCTTGGCGCGAGCTACGGATGGAGCCGCGACGTGGGAGACCGCTGGGGATTTTTGGTGGTCTCGGCATTGATGGTGACGTGGGTGTGGGTGGATGAGTCCGGGCGTTTTCGTGATCTGGAATCGGGGCGGGCAATCAGGCGGAGGTTGCCTGGGTTTGTGGTGTCGATGGCGATGGTATTGTGCTTTGCCTTCGCGGCTTCGTATGGGGTACAGCGCTTACATGAGTGGGCGGAAAGCGGCGGTTTTGGGTGGAGCGCCTCGGGCGGGCGCAACATGACCAACCGGGCGAGTGTGCAGCTGGGGGATGTGGGGGAGATCCAGTTGAGCCAGGACGTGATCTGGCGGCTGAAGACTCTGCAGGGTATTGCGCCCGATCGGGTATGTGATGGAGTGTTTGATTTGATCCGGACGTCGGTTTGGATCAACCGGACGCAGCGGCAATTCACCCGGATGGGGGATGTGATTGAGGGTGAGTATGTGGTGCGAGGAACGTGGCCATTGAGCCCGCTTCAGGCGTTGGGGAATTCGGGCGGGGGGAAGTCTCCAACCGAGGGTGGTGTGATCTGGCGCTATGAGATGTATGGCCAGGCAAATGATGATTTCACGGTGCTGCCGATGCCTAAGTCTCCGCTGTCGGTGAGTGAGCTGCCAGCGTATGAAGTCGAACGCAATGGCTTCGGCGTGGTGCGTGCGACATTGGCGCAACCCGTGATCAAGGCCGAGGTGATTGCGGCACCGATGCGGATGCCCCAGCTCGGTGCGTTGGAGCCGGATCTCGAGACCGACTTGGATCTGGGGCCGCGCTATGAAGCGTGTTTCAAGCCCTTGGCAGACGAGCTGGGGCTGCAGGGGATGAGCGACCGGGAGAAAATCGCAGCAGTGCGCGCGTTCTTCGGTGATGGGTTCCGCTATAGTTTGAGCGAGCGGCCGGATCAGGTGGAGGAATTTGTGACGACTGACAGGCAGGGGCACTGTGAGCTGTTTGCCACGGCGACGGTGTTATTGTTGCGTGCTGCAGGTGTTCCTGCCCGGTACCATACCGGGTTTGTGGTCGATGAGTACGATGCGGACGATGAGTGCTACGTGTTGAGGGGTGTGCATGCGCATGCCTGGGCGGAGGCGTGGATCGATGGTAGTTGGCGGGTCGTGGATACGACTCCGGCGGGCTGGCTTGCGATGGCGGGGGGCGATGCATCGTGGTGGCAGCGGGTAGGGGATCAGTTGCGGCTTTGGTTGCTGGATTTCCGTTATTGGCGGTCGAGTTTGGAGTCTTCGGCGTGGGCGAGCTATGTGCTGCCATGGGCGGTGGCGTTGGTGGTGGTGTACATTGCGATCCGAGTGTGGCTGGGAAGATCCCAGCTGTTGGGGGGGCGGAGTGAGGAGAGTGGCCGTTTAGTGGGAGGTGAGTTGGGGGATCACCGCGATGAGCCGACGGGGTGGGACCGATTGAGACCGGCGGTTGAGCGTGCTTTTGGTGAGATTCCCGCGGCACAGCCCGTGCGGCATTGGGTGGTGACCCACCCTGCGATTCCGGACCCCCTGCGCGCTCGGATGATTCGGCTGGTGCGAGCCCACTATCGGATTCGGTTCGCCGGGCACGACAGTGGAGAGGTCGAATCGGAAACGGCGGAGTTGGTCGATGGGTTGACCCGCGAGCTGGTGGCCAAGCCAACCGGAGAGCTTGCAAATGGGCGTATCAAGAGCAGTTGA
- the holA gene encoding DNA polymerase III subunit delta, with product MASSKDRILAFVGSDEAQVKEAALAAVRQRSPQDDGGMGTDIVDGGSENSEDAARIVREVIMALQTLPFFGGTKLVWLKNANFLGDSVTGRAAATQDAVKELEALLAKGLPDEVCFVISATAIDKRRAFYKFLQKSATLEVFDKVDISREGWESKLVPLIVKRGRRLGLDFAPGAAEHFVMTVGEDTRQLESELVKLRAYLGNDERPVTSDDLREIISKTRGGIVFEIGNAIGRRDLPKALQLLEHFLRLGESAVGIIRAAIIPKIRNLLAARDLMDRHRNLPWNNYNAFQAALERLPESETATLPRTKQGKLSVYPLFLAAGEAKKYSLSELANALRGCLDADYQLVFSSTPPKLVLSQFLIKTLARTDKKAG from the coding sequence ATGGCATCGTCAAAAGATCGTATTCTCGCATTCGTCGGCTCGGACGAGGCGCAGGTGAAAGAGGCCGCGCTGGCTGCTGTGCGGCAGCGCAGTCCGCAGGACGACGGCGGCATGGGCACCGACATTGTGGACGGTGGCTCCGAGAACTCGGAGGACGCCGCGCGCATCGTGCGTGAAGTGATCATGGCGTTGCAGACCTTGCCATTTTTCGGTGGTACCAAGTTGGTATGGCTGAAGAATGCGAACTTTCTCGGTGATTCGGTGACGGGTCGGGCCGCGGCGACGCAGGACGCGGTGAAAGAGCTTGAGGCTTTGCTGGCGAAGGGCTTGCCGGACGAGGTGTGTTTTGTGATCTCGGCGACGGCGATTGACAAGCGGCGGGCGTTTTACAAGTTTCTGCAGAAATCGGCGACCTTGGAAGTGTTCGACAAAGTCGACATTTCCCGCGAGGGCTGGGAGAGCAAGCTGGTGCCATTGATTGTGAAGCGTGGCCGGCGTCTGGGCCTCGATTTTGCGCCTGGGGCTGCCGAGCACTTTGTGATGACCGTTGGCGAGGACACCCGCCAATTGGAAAGCGAGTTGGTGAAGCTGCGTGCCTATTTGGGCAATGATGAGCGGCCCGTTACATCGGACGACTTGCGCGAAATTATTTCCAAGACCCGTGGAGGGATCGTGTTCGAGATCGGCAACGCGATTGGTCGCCGCGACTTGCCCAAAGCGCTTCAGCTGCTCGAGCATTTCTTGCGTCTGGGCGAAAGCGCCGTCGGTATCATCCGTGCGGCGATTATTCCCAAGATCCGTAATCTGCTGGCTGCGCGTGATCTGATGGACCGCCACCGCAACCTGCCGTGGAACAACTACAACGCGTTCCAAGCCGCACTGGAGCGCCTGCCGGAAAGTGAAACCGCTACGTTGCCACGCACCAAGCAAGGCAAGCTGTCGGTGTACCCGCTTTTCCTAGCGGCGGGAGAGGCCAAGAAGTACTCGTTGAGCGAGTTGGCGAACGCACTCCGTGGCTGTCTCGATGCGGACTACCAGTTGGTTTTCAGTTCGACGCCGCCGAAGCTGGTGTTGTCGCAGTTTTTGATCAAGACCCTGGCCCGCACCGATAAGAAGGCGGGTTGA
- a CDS encoding toxin-antitoxin system YwqK family antitoxin gives MMIERFLLVPAVCAAAAVALVACGVKKTETVELNPDELEVQAPALDEITLVLKEDGKFYQEGRKKPFGGVDVEERIEVDADGNEKRFVIETPYRSGVIDGVKRTYFSGGSVREERHYKKGKPLHVVGYYSDGSKKLERLLNDQDVAEGPSKRWHRNGTLANEGSYDAHEEHHGIWKEYAEDGSLCGQYEWEHGKLKRIIFETDTQRGRRLVHYGEVEGANNTPPAAGVAPR, from the coding sequence ATGATGATTGAGCGATTTTTGTTGGTTCCTGCCGTTTGTGCGGCCGCTGCCGTGGCCTTGGTTGCCTGCGGAGTGAAGAAGACGGAAACCGTTGAGTTGAATCCGGATGAGCTTGAAGTGCAGGCCCCGGCGCTGGACGAAATCACGTTGGTTCTCAAAGAGGACGGCAAGTTCTACCAAGAGGGGAGAAAGAAGCCGTTTGGTGGGGTCGATGTGGAAGAGCGCATCGAAGTGGATGCCGATGGCAACGAGAAGCGTTTCGTGATCGAGACGCCCTACCGCTCCGGTGTGATCGACGGCGTGAAGCGGACGTATTTCAGCGGTGGCAGTGTGCGTGAGGAACGCCATTACAAGAAGGGCAAGCCATTGCACGTGGTCGGCTATTACTCTGATGGCTCGAAGAAACTCGAACGACTGCTCAATGACCAGGACGTGGCGGAAGGGCCATCGAAACGCTGGCACCGCAATGGCACACTCGCCAACGAGGGCTCCTACGACGCACATGAAGAGCACCACGGGATTTGGAAGGAGTACGCCGAGGACGGCTCGCTCTGTGGTCAGTATGAGTGGGAGCACGGCAAGCTCAAGCGTATCATCTTCGAGACCGATACCCAGCGTGGGCGCCGTTTGGTGCATTACGGTGAGGTCGAAGGGGCGAACAACACACCACCAGCGGCCGGTGTGGCGCCTCGCTAA